The following are encoded together in the Cohaesibacter gelatinilyticus genome:
- a CDS encoding ATP-binding protein produces MAEQRSHSASDAKRERGFRLRLWPRSITGQLMLAIFLAVVIAQIFAIFLFSKERLDVAQNVVRKQVLDRTASVITLLNETDASLHRNILRAAEGTGIRYSLRKRTRLKLPRSGTPEAALAKSLQRRAGLEKQSVRVRVTDRKFFHGWGRSKSKPNNDPFFDSSARQSLRLNDRDQDSQFNPHPPRDQRDRSASFGSKPDRKWPRNNHHRKNFSAWDMAVAVPLDNGEWLHVQTVVPKPPKTWGFVFLVSMLLLMLLMFAAVFLTVRKLTAPLRSLEHAARKLGRGEALEPLEEKGPKELVGTISAFNNMQDRLMRFVQDRTRMLAAISHDLRTPITTLRLRAEFVDDDEMRDKILATLEEMQAMTEAVLAFAREDASTEETKSVDIGALLASMAEDFSDMGKDVSFEENGTVVYDCRPMSLKRALRNLIENSIRYAGSAELRLTETSDSLVIDVLDHGDGIPQEQMDQVFAPFFRVEASRNLETGGVGLGLSITRTIVRSHGGDVSLANRAEGGLQATITLPK; encoded by the coding sequence ATGGCCGAGCAAAGATCACATTCTGCGTCTGATGCGAAGCGCGAAAGAGGCTTTCGTCTACGTTTGTGGCCCCGTTCCATTACGGGTCAACTGATGCTGGCTATCTTTCTGGCCGTCGTCATCGCACAGATCTTTGCCATCTTTCTCTTTTCCAAAGAACGGCTGGATGTAGCTCAGAATGTGGTACGCAAGCAGGTTTTGGATCGGACAGCCTCTGTTATCACTTTGCTCAACGAAACCGATGCCAGTCTTCATCGCAATATCCTGCGAGCCGCCGAGGGCACTGGAATTCGCTATAGCTTGCGCAAAAGAACCAGACTTAAATTACCCCGTTCAGGCACACCTGAAGCAGCTTTGGCGAAAAGCTTGCAAAGGCGCGCTGGACTTGAAAAACAAAGTGTACGTGTTCGGGTAACCGATCGTAAATTTTTTCATGGTTGGGGGCGCTCCAAGAGCAAACCCAATAATGACCCATTCTTTGACAGTTCTGCGCGTCAGAGTTTGAGGCTAAATGATAGAGATCAGGACAGCCAGTTTAACCCTCATCCTCCCCGTGATCAGAGAGATAGATCCGCTTCCTTCGGCTCCAAACCGGACAGGAAATGGCCACGCAACAATCATCACAGAAAGAATTTTTCCGCTTGGGATATGGCGGTCGCCGTACCTCTGGATAACGGTGAATGGTTACATGTACAGACTGTGGTTCCCAAGCCACCCAAGACCTGGGGTTTTGTTTTTCTTGTCTCGATGCTGCTGTTGATGCTTCTTATGTTTGCTGCCGTGTTCCTGACTGTTCGTAAACTGACGGCGCCTCTGCGTTCTCTTGAACATGCGGCCCGCAAGTTGGGGCGAGGTGAAGCTCTAGAACCTTTGGAAGAAAAGGGACCTAAAGAACTGGTTGGCACCATTTCCGCTTTCAATAACATGCAAGATCGCCTGATGCGCTTTGTGCAGGACCGTACGCGCATGCTGGCGGCCATCAGTCATGATCTGCGTACGCCCATCACGACCTTACGTCTGCGAGCAGAGTTTGTTGATGATGATGAGATGCGTGACAAGATCCTCGCAACATTGGAAGAGATGCAGGCCATGACCGAGGCTGTTCTGGCCTTTGCTAGAGAAGACGCATCCACCGAGGAAACCAAATCAGTTGATATCGGTGCACTGCTCGCGTCCATGGCTGAGGACTTTTCCGATATGGGCAAGGATGTGTCTTTTGAAGAAAATGGCACTGTTGTTTACGACTGCCGCCCAATGAGCCTGAAACGGGCATTGCGCAACCTGATAGAGAATTCCATTCGTTACGCGGGTTCGGCGGAACTGAGGTTGACTGAAACTTCAGACAGCCTTGTCATTGATGTTCTGGATCATGGTGATGGCATCCCCCAGGAACAAATGGATCAGGTTTTTGCTCCTTTCTTCCGTGTTGAAGCCTCCCGCAATCTTGAAACAGGAGGCGTTGGCCTTGGGCTTTCCATCACCCGAACCATTGTGCGCAGCCATGGCGGTGATGTCAGCTTGGCCAATCGCGCAGAAGGCGGCTTGCAAGCCACCATCACTCTGCCCAAATAG
- a CDS encoding DUF1772 domain-containing protein, with protein sequence MISCSNLLTNKYILVLLIMLGLMAGFFYSYSVSVMPGLNHAQPQVAIAAMQSLNITIRNPTFFLTIPVGLVGALLLWRNHQKRASIWLALASLIYLFGAVIPTGMINVPMNDALGIQSVPTDFAATSDLWWSYAPTWTFWNTFRTMTTMLALLICACAISQLQASPERVS encoded by the coding sequence ATGATATCGTGTTCTAACCTTTTGACAAATAAATATATTCTTGTTCTATTGATCATGCTCGGATTGATGGCAGGGTTTTTCTATTCCTATAGTGTGTCGGTCATGCCGGGACTTAATCATGCGCAACCTCAGGTGGCAATTGCGGCCATGCAAAGTCTCAATATCACAATCCGCAATCCGACGTTTTTCCTCACCATTCCTGTGGGCTTGGTTGGGGCGTTGTTATTATGGCGAAATCATCAGAAACGAGCGTCTATCTGGCTTGCTCTGGCTAGCCTGATCTATCTGTTTGGAGCTGTCATTCCGACAGGTATGATCAATGTTCCCATGAATGACGCATTGGGAATACAGAGCGTTCCGACTGATTTTGCTGCGACCTCGGATCTTTGGTGGTCTTACGCACCCACCTGGACATTTTGGAACACATTTCGCACCATGACCACGATGCTGGCCCTTTTGATTTGCGCATGTGCCATAAGTCAGCTCCAAGCTTCGCCCGAGCGAGTGTCTTGA
- a CDS encoding TetR/AcrR family transcriptional regulator, translated as MQAKTREQRQQEIMEAAFQVLAEKGYRSTSMLSIAKKANASNQTLYRWYGSKEELFSSLVKANASEATELLEKTVQTHKPVEETLTKLGVVLLQLITSKRAILLNRAAAADASETGKLGKTIAEFGRSSVRPLLIHYLQRASEAGELELGAAADVDDAAETYFNLLIGDIQIRRVIGVVEVLKRREAQARSERACRQFLRLFGPKAL; from the coding sequence GTGCAGGCGAAGACACGTGAGCAACGGCAACAGGAGATTATGGAGGCCGCTTTTCAGGTTCTGGCTGAAAAGGGCTATCGTAGTACCTCCATGCTGTCTATCGCCAAGAAGGCCAACGCTTCCAACCAAACACTTTATCGCTGGTATGGTTCCAAGGAGGAGTTGTTTTCCTCACTAGTGAAAGCGAATGCCAGCGAAGCAACGGAATTACTTGAAAAGACGGTTCAGACCCATAAACCAGTAGAAGAGACCTTGACCAAACTCGGTGTGGTATTGCTGCAACTTATCACCAGCAAACGGGCAATTTTGTTGAACCGGGCTGCTGCGGCTGATGCTTCTGAAACTGGGAAACTGGGGAAGACCATCGCCGAATTTGGTCGTTCTTCAGTCCGCCCCCTACTCATCCATTATCTTCAGCGGGCCAGCGAGGCCGGTGAACTTGAGCTCGGCGCCGCCGCTGATGTCGATGATGCTGCTGAAACATATTTCAATCTTCTGATTGGCGACATACAAATCAGACGGGTTATCGGCGTGGTCGAAGTGCTGAAGCGGCGCGAGGCACAAGCTCGATCTGAACGAGCCTGTCGACAATTCTTGCGGCTGTTTGGCCCCAAAGCACTCTGA
- a CDS encoding class I SAM-dependent methyltransferase, whose amino-acid sequence MRDAATFWNGVAAKYARSPIRDMQAYDYTMERTAAYLSPNDRVLELGCGTGTTALRLADKVAHYTGSDIAQEMIVIAKEKAFDAKAENIEFMAGGVTDIEAEPLDAVLAYNLIHLLDNAAEAMAKAHTLLKPGGYFISKTVCSPSKSSSLKFRLMIAVLPLMQLIGKAPYVNFMETPELEALIEDAGFKIIETGNYPADPPCRFVVARKI is encoded by the coding sequence ATGCGTGACGCAGCAACATTCTGGAATGGTGTGGCGGCCAAATATGCGCGCTCCCCAATCAGGGACATGCAGGCCTATGATTATACCATGGAGCGTACAGCGGCTTACTTGTCGCCAAATGATAGAGTGTTGGAGCTGGGGTGTGGAACAGGCACAACAGCGCTTAGATTGGCGGACAAGGTCGCTCATTATACTGGCAGTGATATTGCGCAAGAGATGATAGTGATTGCTAAGGAGAAGGCTTTCGATGCCAAGGCAGAGAATATTGAATTCATGGCCGGGGGTGTGACAGACATTGAAGCGGAACCGTTGGATGCCGTTCTCGCTTACAATCTCATACATTTGCTGGATAATGCTGCGGAGGCGATGGCCAAGGCTCACACGCTTCTAAAGCCCGGTGGATATTTCATTTCCAAGACGGTCTGCAGTCCATCCAAAAGCAGTTCACTGAAATTCCGACTGATGATAGCCGTGCTTCCATTGATGCAGCTGATTGGCAAAGCACCTTATGTCAATTTCATGGAAACCCCGGAACTGGAAGCATTGATTGAAGACGCCGGTTTCAAAATCATCGAGACCGGCAATTACCCTGCCGATCCGCCTTGCCGCTTTGTAGTGGCGCGAAAGATTTAG
- a CDS encoding SlyX family protein, with the protein MEEQLEERIVDLEIQVTHQSGTIDELSEMVAKQWDMIDRLGRQVGILKEALAELEDGMEAPSANKKPPHY; encoded by the coding sequence ATGGAAGAGCAACTGGAAGAACGCATTGTCGATCTGGAAATTCAGGTTACCCACCAGTCCGGCACGATTGATGAATTATCGGAAATGGTGGCAAAGCAATGGGATATGATAGATCGCCTTGGTCGTCAGGTTGGTATTTTGAAAGAAGCATTGGCCGAATTGGAAGACGGTATGGAAGCGCCATCCGCCAATAAGAAGCCTCCTCACTACTAA
- the groL gene encoding chaperonin GroEL (60 kDa chaperone family; promotes refolding of misfolded polypeptides especially under stressful conditions; forms two stacked rings of heptamers to form a barrel-shaped 14mer; ends can be capped by GroES; misfolded proteins enter the barrel where they are refolded when GroES binds) encodes MAAKEVKFGADAREKMLRGVDVLANAVKTTLGPKGRNVVIEKSFGAPRITKDGVSVAKEIELEDKFENMGAQMVREVASKTNDVAGDGTTTATVLAQAIVREGSKSVAAGMNPMDLKRGIDLAVIEAHKSLEAASKPINSSEEVAQVGTISANGEAEIGSMIAEAMQKVGNEGVITVEEAKSLETELEVVEGMQFDRGYLSPYFVTNTEKMIADLDDPFILLHEKKLTNLQPMLPILESVVQSSRPLLIIAEDIEGEALATLVVNKLRGGLKIAAVKAPGFGDRRKAMLEDIAILTGGTVISEDVGIKLESVSLDMLGTAKKVNISKENTTIVDGAGEKDGIEARVAQIKAQIEETSSDYDREKLQERLAKLAGGVAVIRVGGSTEIEVKERKDRVDDALNATRAAVEAGIVPGGGTALLRASKAVEALSSDNADIAAGIKIVLRALQAPIRQIAENAGVEGSIVVNKVLEGDDTLGFDAQSEAYVNMIEAGIIDPTKVVRTALQDAASVAGLMVTTEAMVADAPAKDGGAPAMPDMGGMGGMGGMGGMM; translated from the coding sequence ATGGCTGCTAAAGAAGTCAAGTTCGGCGCTGACGCGCGTGAGAAAATGCTGCGTGGCGTAGACGTTCTGGCCAACGCTGTAAAAACCACCCTAGGCCCTAAAGGCCGCAACGTGGTTATCGAAAAATCCTTCGGCGCTCCACGCATCACCAAAGATGGTGTTTCCGTTGCCAAGGAAATCGAACTGGAAGATAAGTTCGAGAACATGGGCGCACAGATGGTGCGTGAAGTGGCAAGCAAAACCAACGACGTTGCTGGCGACGGCACCACCACTGCTACCGTTCTGGCTCAGGCTATCGTTCGTGAAGGCTCCAAGTCTGTTGCAGCTGGCATGAACCCAATGGATCTGAAGCGCGGCATCGATCTTGCTGTTATTGAAGCTCATAAGTCTCTTGAAGCTGCTTCCAAGCCAATCAATTCTTCTGAAGAAGTTGCGCAAGTAGGCACCATTTCTGCAAACGGTGAAGCTGAAATCGGCTCCATGATTGCAGAAGCCATGCAGAAAGTTGGCAATGAAGGTGTTATCACCGTTGAGGAAGCCAAGTCTCTGGAAACCGAGCTGGAAGTCGTTGAAGGCATGCAGTTCGACCGTGGTTACCTGTCTCCATACTTCGTAACCAACACCGAGAAAATGATCGCTGATCTGGATGATCCATTCATCCTGCTGCACGAGAAAAAACTGACCAACCTGCAGCCAATGCTTCCTATCCTGGAAAGCGTTGTTCAGTCTTCCCGTCCTCTGCTGATCATTGCTGAAGACATCGAAGGTGAAGCACTGGCTACCCTCGTAGTCAACAAGCTTCGTGGCGGCCTGAAAATTGCTGCTGTTAAAGCTCCAGGCTTTGGTGATCGTCGTAAAGCCATGCTCGAAGACATCGCTATCCTGACCGGCGGCACCGTGATCTCCGAAGATGTTGGCATCAAGCTTGAGTCCGTATCCCTCGACATGCTGGGTACCGCCAAGAAAGTAAACATCTCCAAAGAGAACACCACCATCGTTGATGGCGCTGGCGAAAAAGACGGCATCGAAGCTCGCGTTGCTCAGATCAAGGCTCAGATCGAAGAAACTTCTTCTGACTATGATCGTGAGAAATTGCAGGAGCGTCTGGCTAAACTGGCTGGTGGCGTTGCTGTTATCCGCGTTGGTGGTTCTACCGAGATTGAAGTGAAAGAGCGTAAAGATCGTGTTGACGATGCTCTGAACGCTACTCGCGCTGCTGTTGAAGCTGGTATCGTTCCAGGTGGTGGTACTGCTCTGCTGCGCGCTTCCAAAGCTGTTGAAGCTCTGTCTTCCGACAATGCTGACATCGCTGCTGGCATCAAGATTGTTCTGCGTGCTCTGCAGGCTCCAATCCGTCAGATCGCTGAAAATGCCGGTGTTGAAGGTTCCATCGTTGTCAACAAAGTGCTGGAAGGCGACGATACCCTTGGTTTCGACGCTCAGTCCGAAGCTTACGTAAACATGATCGAAGCTGGCATCATCGACCCAACCAAAGTTGTTCGCACTGCTCTGCAGGATGCAGCTTCCGTTGCTGGTCTGATGGTTACCACCGAAGCTATGGTTGCTGATGCACCTGCTAAAGACGGTGGCGCACCTGCAATGCCTGATATGGGTGGCATGGGCGGCATGGGTGGCATGGGCGGCATGATGTAA
- a CDS encoding GNAT family N-acetyltransferase yields MAQNFRLAKPDQCTDIRQLFFTALAPMAKRLGNVIPNDAFSELADKIGERNLYILEEDGKIQAAIAFHEEDQALYIDTLAVQPELQGQGLGSQLLKEAEMISESRELYRLKLHTPEIMDKLLTFYHGHGYFESHRAFPDHGKDSTLRVHFTKELVRHGISADMAHEHDRTLADC; encoded by the coding sequence ATGGCACAGAATTTTCGTCTGGCCAAGCCAGACCAATGCACTGATATTCGACAGCTTTTCTTTACAGCACTGGCCCCAATGGCCAAGCGCTTGGGCAATGTCATTCCCAATGATGCCTTTAGCGAATTGGCGGACAAAATTGGTGAGCGGAATCTTTATATTCTTGAAGAGGATGGAAAGATTCAGGCCGCAATCGCTTTTCACGAAGAAGATCAGGCTCTGTATATCGACACGTTGGCTGTGCAGCCTGAACTTCAAGGACAGGGACTTGGTTCTCAGCTTCTCAAGGAAGCAGAAATGATTTCCGAGAGCCGCGAGCTGTATCGCCTGAAATTACATACACCAGAAATCATGGATAAGCTGCTGACTTTCTATCATGGCCATGGATATTTCGAGAGCCATCGAGCCTTTCCAGACCACGGGAAAGACAGCACATTGCGGGTGCATTTTACCAAAGAGCTGGTACGTCACGGCATTTCCGCCGACATGGCCCATGAGCATGACCGGACTTTGGCTGACTGTTAA
- a CDS encoding RrF2 family transcriptional regulator: MRLARGTDFAYRILMLAAMNRKRSLTIEMASQALGLSRAHLMKLIAKLSAHGFLETTRGRGGGMVLGKEPKDIRLGDVAEVMEADFGLVECLYRDESHCAMFGGCELTFIMHRAVRGFLDLLNDYSLDDILTKSQNSEDLILPACFQCDGQPAKPETTNKPNSES; encoded by the coding sequence ATGAGACTTGCCCGAGGAACCGATTTTGCTTATCGCATCTTGATGCTTGCTGCCATGAACCGCAAACGTAGTCTGACCATTGAAATGGCATCTCAGGCTCTTGGTTTATCTCGGGCCCATTTAATGAAGTTGATCGCCAAATTGTCAGCTCATGGCTTTCTGGAAACCACCAGAGGGCGTGGTGGTGGTATGGTCCTTGGCAAGGAACCAAAGGATATTCGACTTGGCGATGTCGCAGAGGTCATGGAAGCTGATTTTGGGCTCGTCGAATGTCTTTATCGTGATGAAAGTCATTGTGCCATGTTTGGCGGATGCGAACTGACCTTTATCATGCATCGTGCCGTCCGTGGATTTCTGGACCTGTTGAATGATTATAGTCTGGACGATATTTTGACCAAATCACAAAATTCTGAGGATCTGATATTGCCTGCTTGCTTCCAATGCGATGGCCAGCCCGCCAAACCGGAAACTACAAACAAGCCCAATTCCGAAAGCTGA
- a CDS encoding AAA family ATPase yields the protein MLANSLPRLILTGPESTGKSTLATTLAQRLDAMVISEYLRDYFELHGSIGQEDCIPIAEGQWQRESDAAKLADNNGQPLICDCDLISSLVYNDHYYKDGDPDLRKAWETWSGRHLKSLKQPPHSPRLYLLCGVDWPWMADDQRDAPDLRAYFYDAFRTCLQRSQLDYLELTGSLEERLDQVLIHFHLSS from the coding sequence ATGCTTGCCAATTCTTTACCCAGACTGATCCTGACCGGACCGGAAAGCACCGGAAAGTCCACCCTCGCCACAACCCTGGCACAGAGACTGGACGCGATGGTCATATCGGAATATCTTCGGGACTATTTCGAACTGCACGGAAGTATCGGTCAGGAAGATTGCATTCCCATCGCTGAAGGACAGTGGCAGCGGGAAAGTGATGCTGCAAAGTTGGCCGATAACAATGGCCAACCTCTTATTTGTGATTGCGATCTGATTTCTTCGTTGGTCTATAATGATCACTATTACAAAGACGGTGATCCGGACTTGAGGAAAGCCTGGGAAACCTGGTCCGGTCGCCATCTGAAAAGTCTCAAACAGCCACCCCACTCTCCCAGGCTTTATCTCTTATGTGGGGTCGACTGGCCGTGGATGGCAGATGATCAACGCGATGCCCCGGATTTGCGCGCATATTTTTATGATGCTTTCAGAACCTGCCTTCAACGCAGTCAGCTAGACTATCTGGAACTGACAGGCAGTCTGGAAGAGCGCCTTGATCAGGTGCTCATCCATTTTCATTTGAGCTCATAA
- a CDS encoding methyl-accepting chemotaxis protein, translating into MVSNGFARLSVRQRIAALVCLMIFGFLGIITLNWKTTSTIQMLKAKESEALHLAATFEQLLAKSLQAARSTEIFLLERGQARADEVAQIFTDIRKIQMPVSSRSDLKKELTRLALASEQFQELVDLQKGVGFGQDDGLRGYLGAAIRRAEEKLEFFIKKAGIDDKSGNVRAHLLRMRQIEKDYMLFGDPKAVQQFEGAYRKTVSSLKPAGFKIVARMELKGFLKVYRKDFLAWIESEKLLQQKIKSHREHMSETIQLLIGQAELAMRDADIQMQESVAIQEQAQTSFYILAAVLLVTSALSSWLIARSITKPLSILAAAMDAIRRKDACVELPAIRSKDELGLLAKAAENFHISVVEASQLQQSAQLDNAKELQRQDDLARMLDTFRQQTDAAIESVNSEAVKVSNAAERLNQLSSRAQGSTDLARQSSQVSTSHMGEMSNNASQLEQAADDILEQTNRAGDVVTHAGQTAEKANQSMNILNQSAEEIGDIVELIGKIAAQTNLLALNATIEAARAGEMGKGFAVVAEEVKQLSGQTAKATETIATQISNIQQAAQATATSLQAITQMIGGVDEATNVISHSVDIQNSSASEMASKMQAALNGAQDVEHNVDEAAKSITASHEEAKAFLAVSVVLDNVIVALSGSMTSFLNAVEQDLDARRKETRLV; encoded by the coding sequence ATGGTCTCCAATGGTTTTGCAAGACTGTCAGTACGCCAGAGAATTGCAGCTCTGGTATGTCTGATGATTTTCGGTTTTTTGGGCATAATCACACTCAACTGGAAAACAACATCAACGATCCAGATGCTCAAGGCCAAGGAAAGTGAAGCGCTTCATCTGGCCGCAACTTTTGAGCAATTGCTGGCAAAGAGCCTTCAGGCAGCGCGCAGTACTGAAATCTTCTTGCTTGAGAGAGGGCAAGCACGGGCAGATGAAGTTGCGCAAATTTTCACCGATATACGAAAAATTCAGATGCCTGTTTCTTCCCGTTCAGATCTGAAAAAGGAATTAACGCGGTTGGCCTTGGCGTCAGAGCAGTTTCAGGAATTGGTCGATCTACAAAAAGGGGTTGGCTTCGGTCAGGATGACGGATTGCGGGGGTATTTGGGTGCTGCAATACGCCGAGCGGAAGAAAAGCTGGAATTCTTTATTAAGAAGGCAGGCATCGATGATAAATCCGGCAATGTACGTGCCCATTTGTTGCGTATGCGCCAGATCGAAAAAGATTATATGCTTTTTGGGGATCCAAAAGCAGTTCAGCAGTTTGAGGGAGCTTATAGAAAAACAGTCTCATCTCTGAAACCTGCTGGCTTCAAGATCGTTGCTCGTATGGAATTAAAAGGGTTTTTGAAGGTCTATCGCAAAGACTTTCTGGCCTGGATTGAAAGCGAAAAACTGCTTCAGCAAAAGATCAAAAGCCACAGAGAGCATATGTCCGAAACAATCCAGTTGCTGATAGGCCAAGCCGAACTGGCAATGCGTGATGCAGACATCCAAATGCAAGAAAGTGTAGCTATTCAGGAACAAGCTCAAACCAGTTTTTACATACTGGCCGCGGTCCTGCTGGTCACCTCGGCTCTGAGCTCTTGGTTGATTGCCCGATCCATCACAAAACCACTTAGTATATTGGCAGCTGCAATGGATGCGATACGTCGCAAGGATGCATGCGTTGAATTGCCAGCAATCCGGTCCAAGGACGAGCTGGGATTGCTGGCCAAAGCAGCAGAAAATTTCCACATCAGTGTAGTGGAAGCATCGCAATTGCAGCAATCGGCACAATTGGACAACGCCAAAGAGTTGCAACGGCAGGATGATTTGGCGCGAATGCTGGATACTTTCCGCCAGCAAACCGATGCAGCCATTGAGAGTGTGAATAGCGAGGCGGTCAAGGTCTCCAATGCTGCAGAGCGCTTGAATCAACTTTCCAGTCGTGCACAGGGAAGCACAGATCTTGCACGCCAATCCAGCCAGGTCTCGACGTCCCATATGGGCGAAATGTCAAACAATGCCTCTCAATTGGAGCAAGCAGCGGATGATATTCTGGAGCAGACCAATAGAGCGGGAGATGTCGTCACGCATGCTGGTCAGACCGCAGAAAAAGCCAACCAGTCCATGAATATATTGAACCAGTCTGCCGAGGAGATCGGAGATATCGTGGAGTTGATTGGCAAAATTGCCGCTCAGACCAATTTGCTTGCACTCAACGCAACCATTGAGGCGGCAAGAGCCGGAGAAATGGGCAAGGGTTTTGCGGTGGTTGCGGAAGAGGTCAAACAGCTCTCTGGTCAAACCGCCAAAGCAACGGAAACGATTGCTACTCAAATATCGAATATCCAGCAAGCGGCGCAGGCTACAGCGACCTCACTGCAAGCCATCACCCAAATGATAGGAGGCGTGGATGAGGCAACGAACGTCATCTCACATTCAGTGGATATTCAGAACTCCTCTGCTAGCGAGATGGCCAGCAAAATGCAGGCAGCTCTGAATGGCGCGCAAGATGTCGAGCACAATGTCGATGAAGCAGCCAAATCCATCACAGCGTCTCATGAGGAAGCCAAGGCTTTCCTGGCGGTTTCAGTTGTATTGGATAATGTGATTGTGGCCTTGTCCGGTTCCATGACATCCTTCCTCAATGCCGTGGAGCAAGATTTGGATGCGCGCAGAAAAGAAACCAGATTGGTTTAA
- a CDS encoding LysR family transcriptional regulator: MNWQQISFDWNQVRAFLVTAEEGSLSAAARALGLTQPTLSRQVMALEEQLGVTLFERVGKTLRLTQSGKDLLDHVREMGEAARKFSLVASGQSQSISGTVSVTASDTMAYENLPAFLLQLRSEAPLIDIEVIADNEISDLLRREADIAIRHVRPEEPDLIARLVGEITGSFYASHNYLTVHGRPQRIEDLSQHHFVGFGDRDRMVQYLLAMGLPISKEQFHVTSKSGIVAWKMVCEGIGISMMSDQVALSYPEVERLSLPIEPLRIPIWLTTHRELHTSRKIRLVFDKLANYLTSLSP, encoded by the coding sequence ATGAACTGGCAGCAAATATCCTTTGATTGGAATCAGGTCAGAGCCTTTCTCGTGACCGCAGAAGAAGGCTCATTGTCTGCGGCTGCGCGCGCTTTGGGTCTGACGCAGCCCACATTAAGCCGGCAGGTCATGGCGCTGGAAGAGCAACTTGGCGTCACATTGTTCGAACGGGTTGGCAAGACGTTGCGTCTTACCCAGTCCGGGAAAGATTTGCTGGATCATGTACGTGAAATGGGCGAGGCAGCGCGCAAGTTCTCCCTTGTGGCCTCCGGTCAATCGCAATCAATTTCTGGCACTGTCAGCGTTACAGCCAGCGATACAATGGCCTATGAAAATCTGCCAGCCTTTCTTCTTCAATTGCGGAGCGAAGCTCCGCTCATCGACATAGAAGTGATTGCCGACAACGAGATCAGTGATCTATTAAGACGTGAAGCTGATATTGCCATCCGCCATGTTCGACCTGAGGAACCAGATCTGATTGCCCGTCTTGTGGGCGAAATTACTGGTAGTTTCTATGCGTCTCATAACTATCTGACAGTGCATGGTCGCCCTCAGAGAATTGAAGATTTAAGCCAGCATCATTTTGTAGGATTTGGCGACAGGGACAGGATGGTTCAATATTTGCTGGCTATGGGCTTACCCATCAGCAAGGAGCAATTTCATGTCACCTCCAAGAGTGGAATTGTCGCTTGGAAGATGGTTTGCGAAGGGATTGGCATTAGCATGATGTCCGATCAAGTCGCGCTTTCCTATCCAGAGGTCGAACGCCTGTCTCTACCGATTGAGCCGCTTCGCATTCCGATTTGGCTAACTACTCATCGGGAATTGCATACCAGCAGAAAAATCCGCCTCGTCTTTGACAAGTTGGCGAACTATCTTACTTCATTATCACCGTGA
- the groES gene encoding co-chaperone GroES translates to MKFRPLHDRVVVRRVESEEKTAGGIIIPDTAKEKPSEGEVVAAGNGARDEAGNLVALEVKAGDRVLFGKWSGTEVKIDGEDLLIMKESDIMGIMG, encoded by the coding sequence ATGAAGTTCCGTCCTCTGCATGACCGCGTCGTTGTTCGTCGCGTGGAATCCGAAGAGAAAACCGCTGGTGGTATCATCATTCCAGATACCGCCAAAGAAAAGCCATCTGAAGGCGAAGTAGTTGCTGCAGGCAACGGCGCCCGTGACGAAGCAGGCAACCTGGTTGCTCTGGAAGTCAAAGCTGGCGACCGTGTTCTGTTCGGCAAATGGTCCGGCACCGAAGTTAAAATCGACGGTGAAGATCTGCTGATCATGAAAGAGTCCGACATCATGGGTATCATGGGCTAA